The following are from one region of the bacterium genome:
- a CDS encoding 2-oxoglutarate synthase has translation MSGSATITPLATFRNDSPYPFCPGCGHGVILNRLNEALVQLDLDPHEVVLVSDIGCSGLSDQYFATNAFHGLHGRSVTYACGIKLARPELTVVVIMGDGGTGIGGTHLLNAARRNIGVTVLVFNNFNFGMTGGQHSTTTPLAAVTSTTLAGNLERPLDICGTLAVNGAGFAYRGTSFDKHLSERIAEGIRSPGFAILDIWELCTAYYAPSNQLTGKALFGMLEELGLPVGVVGRNDVEDYGDAFRRAHPVVGKRAVPGLEPLEPGFEASLDKRFELAVAGSAGEKVRSAVRLAARAGILSGLRATQRDDYPITVQSGHSLSELILSPVPFAYSGMRKPDALLVLSEDGLKKAQGYLDAMGAEDRVFAIPGLRPQTRASLTIVDPRQAAVRVTRHNRSLVALAAMLSELDLFQFAALEAAAGLLAPAYRAACLEAILAGRALGAIDQ, from the coding sequence GTGAGCGGTAGCGCCACCATCACTCCGCTTGCGACTTTCCGCAACGACAGTCCCTATCCGTTTTGTCCGGGCTGCGGACACGGGGTGATCCTCAACCGCCTGAACGAGGCGCTTGTCCAACTGGACCTGGATCCTCACGAGGTCGTGCTGGTCAGTGACATCGGCTGCTCGGGGCTTTCGGACCAGTATTTTGCGACCAACGCGTTCCACGGCCTCCACGGGCGCAGCGTGACCTACGCCTGCGGCATCAAGCTGGCCCGTCCGGAGCTGACCGTGGTCGTGATCATGGGGGACGGAGGCACCGGTATCGGCGGCACCCATCTCCTCAACGCGGCCCGTCGCAACATCGGGGTGACCGTGCTCGTGTTCAATAACTTCAACTTCGGCATGACCGGCGGACAGCACTCGACGACGACTCCGCTGGCCGCGGTGACCTCGACGACCTTGGCCGGCAACCTCGAGCGCCCGCTCGACATCTGCGGCACCCTGGCGGTGAACGGCGCCGGCTTCGCCTACCGTGGGACCAGTTTCGACAAGCACCTCTCCGAACGGATAGCCGAGGGGATTCGGAGCCCCGGCTTTGCGATTCTGGACATCTGGGAGCTCTGCACGGCGTACTACGCGCCCAGCAATCAGCTCACCGGCAAGGCACTCTTCGGAATGCTCGAGGAACTCGGGCTGCCCGTCGGCGTGGTGGGACGCAACGACGTCGAAGACTACGGTGACGCGTTTCGGCGGGCACATCCGGTCGTTGGGAAGAGGGCCGTTCCGGGTCTCGAGCCCCTGGAACCGGGGTTCGAGGCGTCACTCGACAAGCGCTTCGAGCTCGCGGTGGCCGGATCGGCCGGCGAGAAGGTGCGCTCGGCGGTGCGGCTGGCCGCCCGGGCTGGGATTCTCTCCGGCCTCCGGGCGACCCAGCGCGACGACTATCCAATCACCGTTCAGAGCGGACACAGTCTGTCCGAGCTCATTCTGTCGCCCGTGCCCTTTGCCTACAGCGGGATGCGCAAGCCCGACGCTCTGCTGGTGCTGTCCGAGGATGGCCTCAAGAAGGCTCAGGGGTATCTCGACGCGATGGGAGCGGAGGATCGTGTGTTTGCCATACCGGGACTGAGGCCCCAGACTCGGGCCTCGCTGACGATCGTGGATCCTCGGCAGGCGGCAGTCCGCGTCACGCGCCACAATCGATCGTTGGTCGCTCTTGCCGCGATGCTGTCCGAGCTCGATCTGTTTCAGTTCGCGGCCTTGGAAGCGGCCGCCGGTCTCCTTGCGCCCGCCTACCGGGCCGCCTGCCTCGAAGCGATCCTGGCGGGGCGGGCGCTGGGCGCGATCGATCAGTGA
- a CDS encoding pyruvate flavodoxin/ferredoxin oxidoreductase, with amino-acid sequence MREFTDGSTAIVRGALDAGCDFFAGYPITPASPILMMMMRELPPRGGIAIQGEDEIASIGMCIGAVMGGARAMTATSGPGISLYSENIGLAIMGEVPLVIVDVQRLGPATGGATTVGQGDVQFVRWATGGGYPIIALAPSSVPECYQLTLEAFRLAERFRCPVFLMTDKELNMTATTVDLEDYERARLGAGVGREKEPERSAEEPFEPYRYDPPEAVPPLVPYGDEHIVRFTGSTHDQRAFITKDPETVGRLNRHLRAKIDDNLEEIESVTADLEPGAETLWLSFGSTAGAMREAVGEARAKGRKVSALTVQSLWPVPENSIRAALETVSRIVVAELNHGQYRREIERLVASREWGCTVEGLHRVDGELIAPEQFLERLS; translated from the coding sequence GTGCGCGAGTTCACCGACGGCTCGACCGCGATCGTGCGCGGCGCGCTGGACGCCGGTTGTGATTTCTTCGCCGGTTATCCGATCACTCCGGCATCACCGATCCTCATGATGATGATGCGCGAGCTGCCTCCGAGGGGAGGCATCGCGATCCAGGGCGAAGACGAGATCGCCTCGATCGGGATGTGCATCGGCGCCGTGATGGGGGGCGCTCGCGCCATGACCGCGACCAGTGGCCCGGGGATCAGCCTCTACAGCGAGAACATCGGGCTGGCGATCATGGGCGAGGTGCCGCTGGTGATCGTCGACGTGCAGCGGCTGGGTCCCGCGACCGGTGGCGCTACCACAGTCGGCCAGGGAGATGTCCAGTTCGTGCGCTGGGCGACGGGAGGTGGCTACCCGATCATCGCGCTGGCGCCGTCGTCCGTCCCGGAGTGCTACCAGCTGACCCTGGAGGCGTTCCGACTGGCCGAGCGATTCCGATGCCCCGTTTTTCTGATGACCGATAAAGAGCTCAACATGACCGCGACCACGGTCGATCTCGAAGACTACGAGAGGGCCCGCCTCGGAGCCGGCGTCGGCCGGGAAAAAGAGCCCGAGCGGAGCGCCGAAGAGCCCTTTGAGCCCTACCGGTATGATCCGCCCGAAGCCGTCCCGCCTCTGGTTCCCTACGGCGACGAGCACATCGTTCGTTTCACCGGCTCGACTCACGACCAGAGGGCGTTCATCACCAAGGATCCGGAAACCGTGGGTCGCCTCAACCGTCATCTGAGGGCCAAGATCGACGACAACCTGGAAGAGATCGAGAGCGTTACGGCCGATCTGGAGCCCGGGGCCGAGACGCTCTGGTTGAGCTTCGGGTCGACCGCCGGTGCGATGCGCGAGGCGGTGGGGGAGGCTCGCGCCAAGGGTCGGAAGGTCTCGGCGCTAACGGTGCAGAGTCTGTGGCCGGTGCCCGAGAACTCGATCCGGGCGGCGCTGGAAACGGTGAGCCGAATCGTGGTCGCCGAGCTCAACCACGGCCAGTACCGGCGCGAGATCGAGCGCCTGGTGGCGAGCCGTGAATGGGGATGCACAGTGGAAGGCTTGCACCGGGTGGATGGCGAGCTGATTGCGCCCGAGCAGTTTCTGGAGCGACTGTCGTGA